CAAAATGGTATTATTACCAGAACCTCAAGAAACTCAAGTAACGTCATCAATCAACTTAATTGTCGGTTATGACGCTTCTCCTAATAGTCATGCTGCACTAGATATCGCCTTTTGGATTGCCCACCAAACCAGATTAGCGACTAATCAACAAGTCACAGTGCAAGCTGTTTATGTATTAGAAGAAAGTTGTCCAGTTGACTATAGTAATATCTTGAGCTTTGGTAAACGTACACCAACAAAAGAATTGTCTATAAGTGAACAAACAAAGTCTGTGACATCTGTGATAACTCAACCACAATTGACAGACATCAAGTCATATTTGCAAACAGACACAATCACACCTTTGCAAGAAGCAGATAGAGTTCTTTGGCAAGCTAGAAGTTTAGCCGAAGAATGGCAAGGTTCGTTTAAATCTCATTTACGCTTTGGTTGTGTGAGTACAGAATTAAGAAAAGTGGCAGAGTTAGAAGCTGCTGACATATTATTTATAGGTTGTAAATCTGCCTATCATCCCTTAATTCAAAATTTAGGTTCTGATTTTCCTTGTGCTGTCTTAGGTATTCCCGAATCGATGGATGAATAATTTCCTCTCAATAGTTGAGAAATTATTCATAGCATCTACTCAGCATTGAAATATAAACTTATCAGCCAACATCGACTTTTTCCTCTTTATCGTCGGTTAATTCACTGTTTCTAATAGAAGGAAAATCAGAATAAAATAACATACACAGAAAAGCCACCTGTACTTCAGTGGCTTTTTTCGCTATTATGCAACCAAATAAACTCCAAGGAGCATAGTGTGGAAAACTGGCAAGCACTCCTAAGTGTCATAGTATTTATCAGCGTTATTTTCCTAATTATGACCGAATGGGTGCATTTAACTATTGCTGCATTGTTAGGAGCATTAATATTAGTCTTTACCAACGTCATGACTTTACAAGAAGCTGTTGCTTACATTGGTAATAGTCATGGCACATTAGGTTTATTCTTTGGGGTAATGGTCTTGGTGAGAGCATTTGAACCCACAAAAATATTTGATTATTTAGCAACACAAATAGTAATACTGGCAAAAGGTGATGGTAAACGCCTCCTGTTGGGTATTGTTGGTATCGTGACTCCGATTTGTGCAGTCTTACCCAATGCCACAACAGTAATGTTATTAGCACCTCTAATTCCACCAATGGCTCAGGAAATAGGCATAAATTTTGTTCCCTTACTTATATTGATGGTTTTAATAGCTAATAGTGCTGGATTGCTCACATTAGTTGGTGATCCAGCTACATTTATTGTGGGTGATGCTGTTAATATTAGCTTTATAGATTATTTAGGAAGATTAAGCTTAGGCGGTGTTATCGCTGTTGTCACCGTGACTGCAACCCTACCATTTTTATTTCGGAAAATTTGGCATACCAAATTAGAAAATTTGGCAGAACTACCACATCCACAAATTAATCATCCACGAGTATTAAGTTTAGGTGCAGTAATTGTTGCCTTTGTACTACTGTTTTTTGTCATTGGTGAATCTCTACCTATACCAATTTCCCCGGCTGCGGTGGCTTTATTAGGGGCAGCTTTAGCTTTACTATTAGCTCATCAGAGTAAGCTGGACACAGTTAATAATATTTTACGAGATGTAGACTGGAGTACATTGATATTTTTCATGAGTATTTTTGTGCTGATTGGTGGCTTAGAAAAAACAGGTATAATTAACAGTTTATCGGGAGTATTAGCTGCAATTTTAGGTAAAAATATTATCTTGGGTTCCTTGGTTTTATTATTTCTGGTTGGTATATTATCCAGTGTTGTTCCCAATATTCCCCTAGTTGTGGCAATGGTTCCCTTACTCAAACAATATGTTGTGACAGTAGGGTTAGCACCAACAGAAGTTTTAGCGCGAGATTTTTCAGGACAGTTTCCACCGGAGGTTTTACCTTTGTTTTATGCAATGATGTTTGGTGCAACGTTGGGAGGTAATGGCACACTTGTAGGCGCATCTTCTAACATCGTGGCTGCTGGTATTTCGGAACAGCACGGACGGCGTATTTCTTTTAAAACTTTCCTTCACTATGGCGTTCCAGTAACAATATTACAACTGGTGACTTCTGCTTTATATGTGTTAATTCGGTTTTTGATATAAAGTACCTAATTTATTGAATTTCTACTGATAATTCTGGATTAACTTAAGTATTTGGTTCATCTGGATAACCACTGCGATCGCAAATAAAATGAAATACTTAGCCAACTTTCTGGTACTGACCGTTTAGACTGCGCGAGTCATAATCACAAACTTTTCCCTACTACTAATTTTGCTAAACTCTTCTACCTGCTCAAATCCTAACTTCTGCCACACACGTTGCGCTCGTTTATTGAACTGCGCTATCGTCACCCGAAATAATTGCGCTTCATATCGATCAGCCCCATACTTGATCACACCTTGGGCATAGTACTTGCCATGTCTAAGTCCTGTTAAGTCTGGTCGTATCCCCATACCTAAGTCCAATGCTTCAACCCTATAGTCGCCACCAGGCACTTGACCATCCGCTCCGAAAGAACAATAGCCTTCGAGTTCTCCTAGTGAGTTTAAAATTACGTAAAAAGCATTTTTTGGGTCAAGCAGATAGCGCAAATCTTCAAGGACGGTATCAGCGTTAAAGTTATAAAAATCGTATGGGGGAGTATAGCGCCAGTTAAGAATTGCCAACGCATGATCCTTGTGGAGTGTTTGAAATGTAAGTTTCATCTTAACTTTCCTCAAAGTTTATGCAGCAACTCTTTAAAGCGTTTACAGTGTATACACATCATACAAATACCCGACTTCACAAAGAAGTCGGGTATTTGCAAGTTCTTATTGTAGGCTTCTTGGCAAAGATTAACTATCGTTGCCAAGAAACGTTATTTAAGCTTAGTAACCGATGATGCGTAATACGTCACGCAGGACGCTGTAACCTGCTAAATCCCACAGCAAGTAAGCTAAAAAGCCGATCGCAGCCAAGCGACCATTCCACAATTCCGCTTGGGGTGTCCAACCAAAGATGAAAGCGTTACGGTCTACACCGTTGTATGCTTTAGCAACTGTTGGTAAATCAGTAGATGGACGAGTTTCAGTGTTAGCCATTGTTTTGTCTCCTTAAATTTTGCGATTTCTGTCAGTCGTCAATCGACTAATGACAATTTATACTAAGTTGCGTTCAGACATAATATTCCTACTCCCTATTCCCTACTCCCCACTCCCAGCCCAAGTTACTATCTTTGACTGCAACTTGGTATTAGTAACCGATGAGGTGCAATACATCACGTAGGACGCTATAGCCTGCCAAATCCCACAGCAAGTAAGCTAAGAATCCGATCGCAGCCAAGCGACCATTCCACAATTCCGCTTGGGGTGTCCAACCAAATAGAAAGGCATTACGGTCTACGCCGTTGTATGCTGTA
Above is a genomic segment from Nostoc sp. MS1 containing:
- a CDS encoding universal stress protein — protein: MLARLQSAMGRNDLIDKMVLLPEPQETQVTSSINLIVGYDASPNSHAALDIAFWIAHQTRLATNQQVTVQAVYVLEESCPVDYSNILSFGKRTPTKELSISEQTKSVTSVITQPQLTDIKSYLQTDTITPLQEADRVLWQARSLAEEWQGSFKSHLRFGCVSTELRKVAELEAADILFIGCKSAYHPLIQNLGSDFPCAVLGIPESMDE
- a CDS encoding SLC13 family permease, encoding MENWQALLSVIVFISVIFLIMTEWVHLTIAALLGALILVFTNVMTLQEAVAYIGNSHGTLGLFFGVMVLVRAFEPTKIFDYLATQIVILAKGDGKRLLLGIVGIVTPICAVLPNATTVMLLAPLIPPMAQEIGINFVPLLILMVLIANSAGLLTLVGDPATFIVGDAVNISFIDYLGRLSLGGVIAVVTVTATLPFLFRKIWHTKLENLAELPHPQINHPRVLSLGAVIVAFVLLFFVIGESLPIPISPAAVALLGAALALLLAHQSKLDTVNNILRDVDWSTLIFFMSIFVLIGGLEKTGIINSLSGVLAAILGKNIILGSLVLLFLVGILSSVVPNIPLVVAMVPLLKQYVVTVGLAPTEVLARDFSGQFPPEVLPLFYAMMFGATLGGNGTLVGASSNIVAAGISEQHGRRISFKTFLHYGVPVTILQLVTSALYVLIRFLI
- a CDS encoding GNAT family N-acetyltransferase → MKLTFQTLHKDHALAILNWRYTPPYDFYNFNADTVLEDLRYLLDPKNAFYVILNSLGELEGYCSFGADGQVPGGDYRVEALDLGMGIRPDLTGLRHGKYYAQGVIKYGADRYEAQLFRVTIAQFNKRAQRVWQKLGFEQVEEFSKISSREKFVIMTRAV
- a CDS encoding high light inducible protein, with the translated sequence MANTETRPSTDLPTVAKAYNGVDRNAFIFGWTPQAELWNGRLAAIGFLAYLLWDLAGYSVLRDVLRIIGY
- a CDS encoding high light inducible protein, encoding MANQETRPSTDLPTVATAYNGVDRNAFLFGWTPQAELWNGRLAAIGFLAYLLWDLAGYSVLRDVLHLIGY